The following coding sequences are from one Paenibacillus tundrae window:
- a CDS encoding ABC transporter ATP-binding protein produces MHEEERSQVVGVTNLRCKFPGEQAVLFQGLSLSIRQGEKVLLLGPSGSGKSTLLQILSGIIPNSVEIPMKCDDIQVPKQAGFVFQDPDTQFCMSYTDEEIAFVLENRNIPREHMPELISQYLNQVGLKFERNRQLIHSMSQGMKQRLAMASMLAMQPDVLFLDEPTALLDDEGTTQVWDTVKQIMQNKTLIIVEHKINEIVELVDRIIVLSPDGKIVADDRAEQIFANYREMLRDYGIWYPGVWDEQEQEHGQNQKQEQGLHRSSNRFASEDHRVMTDTETCKTGSLTDPVKVSTPEAEPALELQHFTGWRGKTPFIEIEQAQVWHGDWIAVVGANGAGKSSLLLALMNILKTTGYYRVEGQLPGKTEKLADHIAFVFQNPEFQFVAHSVKDEVEFSLLSGTLSAEERHQQTYAMLEQFNLQDLTDRHPYQLSMGQKRRLSVASALVREQRILLLDEPTFGQDARNTFAMLSQLERLRRQGTAIIMVTHDREIVKRYCTHVWTIDKGRLTDADLVSTP; encoded by the coding sequence ATGCATGAAGAAGAGCGTTCACAGGTTGTAGGGGTAACCAATCTAAGATGTAAGTTCCCTGGAGAGCAGGCCGTGTTATTTCAAGGCTTGTCTCTCTCTATACGCCAGGGAGAAAAGGTACTGTTGCTTGGGCCGAGTGGCTCTGGCAAGTCAACATTATTGCAAATATTGAGTGGCATCATCCCGAATTCAGTAGAGATTCCGATGAAATGTGATGATATCCAGGTGCCGAAGCAAGCCGGGTTTGTTTTTCAGGATCCGGACACCCAGTTTTGCATGTCCTATACAGATGAAGAAATTGCCTTTGTGCTGGAGAACCGGAATATACCACGAGAACATATGCCTGAGCTGATTAGCCAATACCTGAACCAAGTGGGATTAAAGTTCGAACGGAATCGCCAATTGATCCACTCGATGTCCCAGGGCATGAAGCAACGTCTAGCTATGGCCTCCATGCTGGCGATGCAACCTGATGTGCTGTTTCTAGATGAACCGACAGCATTGCTTGATGACGAGGGAACTACGCAAGTGTGGGATACGGTGAAGCAGATCATGCAGAACAAAACACTGATTATTGTGGAACACAAAATTAATGAGATTGTGGAATTAGTTGATCGAATCATCGTGCTTTCACCAGACGGAAAGATTGTTGCGGACGACCGTGCAGAGCAGATCTTTGCGAATTATCGTGAAATGCTGCGAGACTATGGGATTTGGTACCCAGGGGTATGGGATGAACAGGAACAAGAACATGGGCAAAATCAGAAACAAGAGCAAGGGTTGCATCGATCAAGTAATAGATTCGCATCAGAGGATCACCGAGTGATGACCGATACGGAAACCTGCAAGACAGGCTCCCTAACTGATCCAGTGAAGGTGAGTACACCGGAAGCAGAGCCTGCACTTGAGTTACAGCATTTCACCGGATGGCGAGGGAAAACGCCGTTTATTGAGATTGAACAGGCACAGGTGTGGCATGGGGATTGGATCGCGGTCGTTGGAGCCAACGGTGCTGGCAAAAGCTCTTTGTTATTAGCTCTCATGAATATATTGAAAACAACAGGTTATTATCGCGTAGAAGGGCAATTACCTGGTAAAACAGAGAAATTGGCTGATCATATTGCATTTGTATTCCAGAATCCAGAATTTCAATTTGTTGCTCATTCCGTTAAGGATGAAGTGGAATTTTCACTTCTGTCTGGAACGCTCTCTGCGGAAGAGCGGCATCAGCAGACGTATGCCATGCTGGAACAATTTAACCTGCAGGATTTAACGGATCGACATCCGTATCAATTATCCATGGGACAGAAACGGCGGTTAAGTGTTGCTTCTGCTCTGGTACGTGAGCAACGTATTCTGTTGCTGGATGAACCGACATTTGGTCAGGATGCCCGTAATACGTTTGCGATGTTATCACAACTGGAGCGACTACGTCGCCAAGGAACAGCAATCATTATGGTCACACATGATCGAGAAATTGTGAAGAGGTATTGCACACATGTCTGGACGATTGATAAGGGGAGGTTGACCGATGCAGATCTCGTTTCCACACCGTGA
- a CDS encoding copper amine oxidase N-terminal domain-containing protein, with product MMKNIHSVWQQKKWKMILAASILTAGTAPALLSPIVVEAATNHKPTAYINNIPASYDVVIRQGVTYVALTELQFLGNYTFGYNNKTKEISIQTDRDKYILAPNTKTITKNGQTATLAAAPILVNGKAMLPLRAIGDAFGAQVSWNQASKEAYIYQTDTALVKAYNGNDLVAAREAAIHLPRFSKLGQPRLELREERGDVDSTTAYIFEQGKKDRFFINENNDLISYYEVKNGQAFLKWQANIGNGSGTLGDLFFVKTKPYAEAGTRPSLAGKTIVSFQYSLMAEETSYTVTNKAGSVAEGAAVPSKGSIFVNVPDEK from the coding sequence ATGATGAAAAATATCCACTCGGTTTGGCAGCAAAAAAAATGGAAGATGATTCTTGCCGCTTCGATTCTCACCGCAGGTACGGCACCCGCACTGCTGTCACCCATCGTCGTAGAAGCAGCTACCAACCACAAACCCACAGCGTATATTAATAACATCCCAGCTTCCTATGACGTCGTCATTCGGCAAGGTGTCACCTATGTAGCACTGACCGAACTTCAATTCTTGGGCAACTATACATTCGGCTATAACAACAAAACTAAAGAAATTAGTATCCAGACCGATCGCGACAAATACATTCTTGCGCCTAACACCAAAACGATAACGAAAAATGGTCAAACAGCGACACTTGCAGCAGCTCCTATTCTGGTCAATGGCAAAGCTATGCTTCCACTCCGAGCCATTGGCGATGCCTTTGGCGCCCAGGTTAGTTGGAATCAGGCCTCGAAGGAAGCTTACATCTATCAAACGGATACTGCCCTCGTTAAAGCATATAACGGCAATGATCTCGTGGCTGCGCGCGAGGCTGCAATTCATCTACCACGTTTCTCGAAGTTGGGACAACCTCGTCTGGAGCTACGTGAAGAGCGTGGTGATGTGGACTCCACCACAGCCTATATATTTGAGCAAGGCAAAAAAGATCGATTCTTCATTAACGAAAACAACGATCTAATCAGTTATTATGAGGTCAAAAACGGTCAGGCCTTCCTGAAATGGCAAGCAAACATAGGTAACGGTTCCGGGACTCTTGGTGATCTGTTCTTCGTCAAAACGAAGCCATATGCCGAAGCTGGAACACGCCCTTCATTAGCTGGTAAAACGATCGTGTCATTCCAGTACTCACTCATGGCCGAGGAAACCTCTTATACGGTCACCAACAAAGCCGGATCGGTAGCTGAAGGGGCCGCTGTACCATCCAAAGGAAGTATCTTTGTTAACGTGCCGGATGAAAAGTAG
- a CDS encoding pectate lyase has product MKKLLTVLLSFGLVASVFGAIPASAAPEIVKTTIIVEKGKTYDGKGKSVAADPNTLGDGSQKENQKPIFRLEAGATLKNVVIEAPAADGVHCYGSCNIENVTWKDVGEDALTLKSSGTVNITGGAAYKAYDKVFQMNASGTINIKNFRADDIGKLVRQNGGTSYAVTMNVDNSNISNVKDSILRTDSGSTKGKITNTRYSKVPTLFKGFSSGNTSQSGNTQY; this is encoded by the coding sequence ATGAAAAAATTGTTAACGGTGTTATTGTCGTTTGGTCTGGTCGCTTCCGTATTTGGGGCAATTCCTGCGTCTGCTGCTCCCGAGATTGTGAAGACAACCATCATTGTAGAGAAGGGCAAGACGTATGATGGAAAAGGAAAAAGCGTCGCTGCCGATCCGAATACACTTGGTGATGGTAGTCAAAAGGAAAATCAAAAGCCTATCTTTCGCCTTGAGGCAGGCGCTACATTGAAGAACGTAGTCATTGAAGCACCAGCAGCTGATGGCGTGCACTGTTATGGTAGTTGTAACATTGAGAATGTCACCTGGAAGGATGTTGGAGAGGATGCATTGACTTTGAAATCATCAGGAACGGTGAACATTACGGGTGGAGCAGCTTACAAAGCATATGACAAAGTATTTCAGATGAATGCATCCGGAACGATTAACATCAAAAATTTCAGAGCAGATGATATTGGCAAGCTCGTTCGTCAAAATGGAGGCACATCCTATGCCGTGACCATGAATGTGGATAATTCGAACATTTCCAATGTGAAGGATTCCATTTTGCGAACAGACAGCGGCAGTACGAAGGGGAAAATTACGAACACCAGATATTCGAAGGTGCCTACGTTATTCAAAGGATTCTCGTCAGGCAATACAAGTCAATCAGGGAATACGCAGTATTAA
- a CDS encoding energy-coupling factor transporter transmembrane component T family protein: MQISFPHRETWLHAVNPGLKLVILTLMFIMVILIHNLNVMANVAIVMLLLLCWSGHPWYRLLLYASPFILVFISTSTGMMMFGTGQTTWFRSGLIHITEESFYRGMHLGFRSLSMAAAGLLFGLTTKPVRLFYSLMQQWRLPAKYAYSFLAAMRMIPILLDEFQTLRYAIRIRGTKQRGSRWNLYGTLKRYAIPLLAQSIRRAQRMAIAMEAKGFAEGQHRTYYVQVGYSRADLWFTLYYVIMLSIAFALGILYPYHPNLVDVR, translated from the coding sequence ATGCAGATCTCGTTTCCACACCGTGAAACCTGGCTCCATGCGGTCAACCCGGGTCTCAAGCTCGTTATTCTGACACTGATGTTTATTATGGTCATTCTCATACACAATCTGAATGTTATGGCTAATGTAGCGATTGTCATGCTGCTATTACTATGCTGGTCAGGTCACCCGTGGTATAGGCTGCTTTTGTACGCCTCGCCCTTCATCCTGGTGTTCATTTCTACTTCAACCGGGATGATGATGTTTGGTACGGGGCAAACCACTTGGTTCCGCTCGGGACTTATTCATATTACAGAAGAAAGCTTCTATCGTGGGATGCATCTGGGGTTCCGTTCTTTAAGCATGGCAGCAGCCGGTTTGTTATTTGGACTTACGACCAAACCTGTTCGTTTATTCTATTCATTAATGCAGCAATGGCGTTTACCAGCCAAGTATGCGTATAGCTTTCTTGCGGCGATGCGTATGATCCCGATTCTATTGGATGAGTTTCAGACGTTACGCTATGCCATTCGTATTCGAGGTACGAAGCAGCGTGGTTCTCGTTGGAACCTATATGGCACGTTGAAACGGTACGCCATTCCTCTACTCGCTCAGAGCATCCGTCGCGCGCAACGAATGGCGATTGCGATGGAGGCAAAAGGGTTCGCAGAAGGACAGCATCGTACCTATTACGTGCAGGTTGGTTACTCACGTGCGGATCTATGGTTCACATTGTATTATGTCATCATGTTATCCATCGCCTTTGCTTTGGGAATCCTGTACCCTTACCATCCTAATCTGGTGGACGTCAGATAG
- the thiM gene encoding hydroxyethylthiazole kinase, whose amino-acid sequence MSYLERIRTQNPLVHNITNIVVAPFVANGLLALGASPFMAYAHEEVADVAKMSGAVVLNIGTLNTDVVQSIMLAGISANAHQVPVVLDPVGAGATSYRSEQVQMLVRELRLTILRGNVAEVANVIGEHWNSKGVDAGQGEGDRIGIAERAAQKLNCIVVITGREDVITNGHLTYLVSNGHVLLTQVTGAGCLLSAVIGAFAAVATDDKERLDSVVEALAFYGVAAEMAADRTESQGPGSFQIELLNQLGHVSPSVLQQRALIRHIHGGEDTPCV is encoded by the coding sequence ATGTCTTACTTGGAACGTATACGCACTCAAAATCCGTTAGTGCACAATATCACCAACATTGTGGTAGCTCCCTTTGTAGCCAATGGCTTGCTTGCACTTGGAGCATCACCTTTTATGGCTTATGCACACGAGGAGGTTGCCGATGTTGCGAAAATGTCCGGCGCGGTTGTCCTCAACATTGGCACACTTAATACAGATGTTGTGCAGTCCATCATGCTCGCTGGTATATCTGCCAACGCCCATCAAGTCCCTGTCGTGCTTGATCCTGTTGGCGCTGGTGCCACATCTTATCGCTCTGAGCAGGTTCAGATGCTCGTTCGTGAGCTACGTCTCACGATCTTGCGTGGCAATGTGGCAGAAGTCGCCAATGTTATTGGTGAGCACTGGAATAGCAAAGGTGTAGATGCTGGACAAGGTGAAGGAGATCGAATCGGAATAGCTGAGCGTGCAGCTCAAAAGTTAAACTGTATCGTTGTGATCACGGGTCGCGAAGATGTCATTACGAATGGACATCTGACCTATCTCGTGAGCAACGGTCACGTCCTCTTAACTCAAGTTACCGGTGCGGGATGTCTGCTCAGTGCTGTAATTGGCGCATTTGCAGCTGTGGCGACTGACGACAAGGAGCGTCTGGATAGTGTGGTAGAAGCTCTCGCCTTCTACGGTGTTGCTGCTGAGATGGCTGCAGATCGTACGGAAAGCCAGGGCCCTGGCAGTTTCCAGATCGAGCTATTGAACCAACTGGGCCATGTATCCCCATCTGTACTACAGCAACGTGCTCTTATTCGCCACATCCATGGAGGTGAAGATACACCATGCGTATAG
- the thiD gene encoding bifunctional hydroxymethylpyrimidine kinase/phosphomethylpyrimidine kinase: MRIAQALTIAGSDNGGGAGIQADLKTFQELGVYGMTVITAIAAQNTTGVQGVFPISYEGIAQQLDSTGDDFKPNAVKTGMLYSTETIQLVAEKWRHYEWSNLVIDPVMVAKGGAPLLQQQAIQTLITELIPHAQITTPNIPEAELLTDMSIRNLSEREEAARRLVQMGSAYALIKGGHDTGGMIVDVLYDGQSFHYLENIRIVTPHTHGTGCTYSAAITAELAKGSSVLAAVTTARAFIQAAIEDELGIGAGHGPTNHFAYQRRQRGGQ; the protein is encoded by the coding sequence ATGCGTATAGCTCAGGCTCTAACAATCGCTGGATCGGACAATGGCGGCGGTGCTGGAATTCAAGCCGATCTCAAAACCTTTCAAGAACTTGGTGTATATGGTATGACCGTCATTACTGCCATTGCAGCGCAGAATACAACAGGAGTTCAGGGTGTATTTCCGATTTCGTATGAAGGGATAGCCCAACAGCTCGATTCGACCGGAGACGACTTCAAGCCTAATGCGGTGAAAACAGGTATGCTCTACAGTACGGAAACTATTCAATTGGTTGCCGAGAAATGGCGCCATTATGAATGGTCTAATCTGGTCATTGATCCCGTTATGGTAGCCAAGGGCGGCGCACCGCTGCTTCAGCAGCAGGCTATTCAGACACTGATTACGGAGCTGATCCCGCATGCACAGATCACCACGCCAAATATTCCTGAAGCTGAACTGCTGACAGACATGTCCATTCGAAATTTAAGTGAACGGGAAGAGGCAGCCCGACGCCTTGTGCAGATGGGCTCTGCGTATGCCTTGATCAAAGGCGGCCATGATACGGGCGGCATGATTGTCGATGTACTCTATGATGGGCAGTCCTTTCACTATCTGGAGAATATTCGAATTGTGACCCCTCATACTCACGGAACAGGCTGTACGTATTCTGCCGCCATTACGGCTGAACTGGCGAAAGGTTCGTCCGTTCTGGCTGCCGTCACGACTGCGCGAGCATTCATTCAGGCAGCCATTGAAGATGAGCTAGGCATTGGCGCTGGGCATGGGCCGACGAATCATTTTGCGTATCAGCGCAGGCAGCGAGGTGGGCAGTGA
- a CDS encoding PQQ-binding-like beta-propeller repeat protein — MKIGPNGVNARYPWVTVMGVSLMLVTGCGLLDNRTDVGGEPSSITVTQAKPTQVNYKQGEAVTVVPNTPLFIQRVERREDLDSVKLQSYTTHMEKWKVRSTEGEWIRVQDENRGTVWFPAWYASKESRSVEAVNPQTFKLHPGRKLYLSPGSKTSWPIGAEEAFLIKKWNGWYGVSITPRNWTKNSLDYLPPLLWVKAEDIDQHENIKDGWLQQNSALTTTAIRHLTFLKFNKSVTSKQVKQWLGEPDWKEHSTNLSDTGQKMSIGETWRYERKDGQFLVTFSQAGKIARTEWRILQNGQTYSWDKYYFNTGEEYEYTNKTDAKVLPATLPWKPIWTNQGGINYTFLQAANEDVLLMEGDDGGLSGNHYESSMYALDRHSGEKLWEVNAGYGIQQAQMDIEREHVTIFTDYDSDKKSYNDRVRHLRLNDGQVMWGFNPKQGYEVNYITAAKHVVVVDRRLSENSNGGHLSVLNSKNGKVLWTRKLNKGYQLLNQRAEDPYVLYWDKGKLTAADPLTGRVVWNIVAKKSTVDHPENNPYFDGIYRIDPFQSPRPERWMLLADQWTLVDLNTGKKREHFPAKHEQQIEVLNDGMVLIRENKHGHQYGEYEDFTTTLYDPQRGQKRWSVNAKIERGLIDGDHVYVIRNGSPAALDYKTGKLRWSVKETLGTVRHPINQGSYTLINDQLLLPMGADLLVFNAQNGELIGRVNDIVTGQPEHRDRQAKNGAINRIGDEVYIGSSNGRFSLYKSQDLLTEMVQ, encoded by the coding sequence GTGAAGATTGGGCCAAACGGAGTAAATGCAAGGTATCCATGGGTTACAGTAATGGGGGTATCCCTCATGCTCGTTACAGGCTGTGGGTTACTGGATAATCGCACGGATGTTGGAGGAGAACCAAGCTCAATTACAGTAACGCAAGCTAAGCCTACCCAAGTTAATTATAAACAGGGAGAAGCCGTGACGGTTGTGCCCAATACACCTTTGTTCATCCAGAGAGTAGAACGCCGTGAAGATCTGGACAGCGTGAAGCTGCAATCGTACACGACCCACATGGAGAAATGGAAGGTACGGTCTACAGAAGGGGAATGGATTCGGGTTCAGGATGAGAATCGGGGAACGGTGTGGTTCCCAGCATGGTATGCATCGAAAGAGAGTCGCAGTGTTGAAGCGGTCAATCCACAGACTTTTAAACTGCATCCAGGCCGTAAATTATATTTATCTCCAGGGAGCAAAACAAGCTGGCCAATCGGTGCTGAAGAAGCATTTCTAATAAAAAAATGGAATGGATGGTATGGTGTCTCAATAACGCCGCGCAACTGGACGAAGAATAGTTTGGATTACCTTCCGCCACTGCTCTGGGTTAAGGCAGAGGATATTGACCAGCATGAAAATATAAAGGATGGTTGGCTTCAGCAGAATTCGGCGTTGACTACTACAGCGATCAGACATCTAACCTTTCTAAAGTTCAATAAGTCAGTAACTTCGAAGCAGGTGAAGCAATGGCTTGGTGAACCGGATTGGAAAGAACATTCGACCAATCTCTCCGATACAGGCCAGAAGATGAGTATTGGCGAGACTTGGCGGTATGAGCGAAAGGATGGTCAGTTTCTTGTAACCTTTAGCCAGGCCGGCAAGATCGCTCGAACAGAGTGGCGTATTTTACAGAATGGACAGACGTACAGTTGGGATAAGTATTATTTTAATACCGGTGAAGAGTATGAATACACGAACAAGACAGACGCCAAAGTGCTGCCAGCTACACTGCCTTGGAAGCCGATCTGGACGAATCAGGGCGGAATTAATTATACCTTCTTACAGGCAGCGAATGAGGATGTGCTTTTAATGGAAGGTGACGATGGTGGATTAAGTGGTAACCATTACGAAAGTTCAATGTATGCTCTGGATCGACATTCTGGAGAGAAGCTGTGGGAGGTCAATGCCGGTTATGGTATACAGCAAGCTCAGATGGATATTGAACGTGAGCATGTTACCATATTTACAGATTATGATTCGGATAAGAAAAGCTACAATGATCGTGTCCGTCATCTCCGACTGAATGATGGTCAGGTGATGTGGGGATTCAATCCTAAGCAGGGATATGAAGTGAACTATATAACGGCAGCTAAGCATGTGGTTGTTGTAGATCGTCGTCTGAGCGAAAATTCAAATGGTGGGCATCTATCCGTACTGAATAGTAAGAATGGTAAAGTATTATGGACACGCAAGCTTAACAAAGGTTACCAGTTGTTGAACCAGCGTGCAGAAGATCCATATGTGCTGTATTGGGATAAAGGAAAACTCACGGCGGCTGATCCGTTAACAGGACGTGTCGTTTGGAATATCGTAGCTAAGAAGTCTACAGTAGATCACCCAGAGAACAATCCATACTTTGATGGGATATATCGTATAGACCCTTTTCAGAGCCCAAGACCTGAACGTTGGATGCTGCTCGCTGATCAGTGGACGCTGGTGGATTTGAATACAGGCAAAAAGCGGGAACATTTCCCTGCTAAACACGAACAGCAGATCGAGGTATTAAACGATGGTATGGTACTGATTCGTGAAAATAAACACGGGCATCAATACGGTGAATACGAAGATTTCACAACAACACTCTATGATCCACAGCGTGGCCAGAAACGTTGGAGTGTGAACGCTAAGATTGAACGTGGTCTGATAGATGGGGATCACGTATACGTGATCCGGAATGGCTCTCCTGCTGCACTGGATTATAAGACGGGAAAATTGCGCTGGAGTGTTAAAGAGACGTTAGGAACGGTGCGGCACCCTATCAATCAGGGGAGTTACACGCTCATTAATGATCAGTTACTGCTGCCTATGGGGGCAGATCTGCTCGTCTTCAACGCGCAAAACGGGGAACTGATAGGCAGGGTGAATGATATTGTTACAGGCCAGCCAGAGCATAGAGATCGACAGGCCAAGAACGGAGCGATAAACCGCATTGGAGATGAAGTCTATATCGGCTCATCCAATGGGCGATTCAGTTTATATAAATCACAAGACTTATTAACAGAGATGGTTCAATAA
- a CDS encoding radical SAM/SPASM domain-containing protein, which produces MKTFKKVYIEITSICNLACSFCPQTKRAKNFIDPDVFNNILDQIKPHTKHIYLHVKGEPLLHPKIDLLLDSAHEKGFKVNITTNGTLLPKTQHKLLGKPALRQMNFSLHSFDGHEGSTDREGYLNNVLTFVREAVKHNVIISFRLWNLTQDNFTNAQMNRNRETLEVLEREFDLDFRIEEKVVPGSGVKIAPNVYLNQDHEFQWPSLDAPEDDGKGFCHALRSQAAVLVDGTVVPCCLDGEGVINLGNVHEKSFSEIVDGERANNLFYGFSKRQAVEELCRKCGYRQRFGA; this is translated from the coding sequence TTGAAAACATTCAAGAAAGTCTACATCGAAATTACAAGCATCTGTAACTTGGCGTGCAGCTTCTGTCCGCAGACCAAGCGTGCCAAAAATTTCATTGACCCTGACGTCTTTAATAATATACTGGATCAGATTAAGCCTCATACCAAACACATATATCTTCACGTCAAAGGTGAGCCGTTACTGCATCCCAAAATCGATCTGCTGCTGGATTCTGCACACGAGAAGGGGTTCAAGGTTAATATCACGACCAATGGTACGTTGCTGCCCAAGACACAGCATAAGCTGCTAGGTAAGCCAGCGTTACGTCAGATGAACTTTTCCTTGCACAGCTTCGACGGACATGAAGGCTCGACAGACCGCGAAGGCTATTTGAATAATGTGTTGACCTTTGTTCGTGAAGCGGTGAAACATAATGTTATCATTTCATTCCGACTATGGAACCTGACACAGGATAACTTTACGAATGCTCAGATGAACCGAAACCGGGAAACGCTTGAGGTGTTGGAGCGGGAGTTCGACTTGGATTTTCGGATCGAAGAAAAGGTCGTACCAGGTAGCGGTGTCAAAATCGCTCCGAATGTATACCTCAATCAAGATCATGAATTCCAGTGGCCAAGCTTGGATGCACCAGAGGATGATGGCAAAGGCTTCTGTCACGCACTTCGTAGTCAAGCAGCCGTTTTGGTGGATGGCACGGTTGTACCGTGTTGCCTGGATGGCGAAGGTGTAATTAACTTAGGCAACGTACATGAGAAGTCATTCTCGGAGATCGTTGATGGGGAACGAGCCAATAACTTATTTTATGGATTCTCGAAGAGGCAGGCCGTTGAAGAATTGTGCCGCAAGTGTGGGTACCGCCAGCGGTTTGGCGCATAG
- a CDS encoding ECF transporter S component, whose product MGNAVRSNKLRLTDILVTIVIAVVFGVIYKIWGPTYDLMKPFGIHAEQMIYGMWFMAGTFAFIVIRKPGVAILAEVAAATVSAFLGSEWGMSTLVYGLLQGLGAEVFFAVFRYRVANLMVTCLAAVGAAAASLILDYQYGYIDSLSAWNYTLFIGFRFLGSIIIAGVFAYYLAKALELTGVTRSLRPVSKQDYEALD is encoded by the coding sequence ATGGGAAATGCAGTGCGCAGTAATAAGTTGAGGTTGACGGATATTTTGGTAACGATTGTGATTGCGGTTGTGTTTGGCGTGATCTACAAAATATGGGGGCCTACTTATGATCTAATGAAGCCTTTCGGAATACATGCCGAGCAGATGATTTATGGCATGTGGTTTATGGCGGGAACCTTTGCATTTATTGTGATTCGCAAACCCGGCGTAGCGATCTTAGCCGAGGTTGCCGCAGCAACGGTAAGTGCTTTTCTGGGAAGTGAATGGGGCATGTCTACACTAGTCTATGGATTACTGCAGGGATTAGGTGCCGAGGTCTTCTTTGCAGTGTTTCGCTATCGCGTTGCAAACCTGATGGTAACTTGTTTAGCAGCAGTTGGTGCAGCGGCGGCTTCGCTTATACTGGATTACCAATATGGATACATCGATTCATTGTCGGCATGGAATTACACCTTGTTTATCGGTTTCCGCTTCCTTGGAAGTATTATCATTGCAGGAGTGTTTGCTTATTATCTGGCCAAAGCGCTAGAGCTTACAGGGGTAACACGTTCACTTCGGCCTGTATCGAAACAGGATTACGAGGCATTGGACTAA